atactaatttccaaattgtacacaagaaactaaaattaaaataatataagactaacaaaggccagaggctcctgacttgggacaggcgcaaaaatgtggcggggttaaacatgtttgtgagatctcaaccctccccctatacctctagccaatgtagaaaagtaaacgcataacaatacgcacattaaaattcagttcaagagaagtccgagtctgatgtcagaagatgtaaccaaagaaaataaacaaaatgacaataatacataaataacaacagactactagcagttaactgacatgccagctccagacttcaattaaactgactgaaagattatgatttcatcatatgaacatcaggcacaatccttcccattaggggtttagtatcataccatcataacatatatgagaagaacataacccgtgtcatgccaacaactggtttttgaataaatgtgtttagttccgatgcaaagaccctataagtgaatcaatattaacgccaaaatatgcaatctttaatgacatgacaacagtctcgtaactatattccttcttaataagtctattcaaaggttttgttagtttttgaggtgaatactgacacctttgtgctttataaagaatatttccataaaaaattggatgtgaaatacctgaacgtataagaagtctgcatgttgagctatatttacgaatgatgtccttataccgatgataaaattaagtaaatgttttgactagtttgtgatatcgaaaaccctggtgtaataatttttcagtaatacataaatttctctcgttaaaatcgaaaacattgttacatacacgagcgaatggtacaagttgagatatataaacgtttttgcaataaagttatatataaatgttaatcaCGCATGTTTAATTGTATGgttatgatacaattaacaggtttcttttcgattgttatacaaataactaagcttacaagtataaagttattctacaataatgatacaaaaatgtatttgcaattatattttaagaatgttaaaaaagtttaataaattttgtgtttttttttttagtattctgtgtagattacaaaaatcaaaataagtagatttttccttttttttcaataagtggggcgagttgacggGAAAATTAACTGGATTTAACACTTTTCACAAGTGAggcgatttttttaaaaagtggggagAGTTGGTTAACCAGGTTGGAGCGATTTTTTTTCCGCTctatgtccgtccgtccgtccgtcctatagtgatcagtctgtccgtccgtcctatagtgatcagtctgtccgtccgtccgtccgtccgtaacactttaactttgtgtccgctccatatctagagaaccattatgatttcatactttatactttacatgtttattaaccaccaccagagggcgtgtcatgatgtatgtacaacttcctaggtcaaaggtcagggtaaaaaaactttggtttcagttgacaaccctgtgtcctgtggtgaagatcgtgtccgctctatatcttgagaaccgttatcatttcaaagtttatacttgacatgtgtatatgaaccaacaccagagggtgtgtcataatttatgaacgactgcctagggcaaagttcaaggtcaaaaactttggtttcagttgacaaccccatgtcctatggtaaagatcgtgtctgctctatatcttgagaaccgttatcatttcaaagtttatacttgacatgtatataaaccaacaccaaggggtgtcataatttatgtgcaacttcctaggtcaaaggtcaaggtcaaaaactttggtttcagttgacaaccccatgtcctatggtaaagattgtgtccgctctatatcttgagaaccgttatcatttcaaagtttatacttgacatgtttataaaccaacaccaaagggtgtgtcataatttatttacaacttcctaggtcaaaggtcaaggtcaaacactttgatttcagttgacaaacccatgtcctatggtaaagatacaattttttaatgcacattattcacagtgGGGCCCACacagatggctcccatctcaatgatatctagtttttttaatagtggggcgagttggtgaaaaagtggggcgatttggtgtgGGGCgttttgccagtggggcgatttgtcctgcttcctCCTAAGGGaatgaccatttaacttcaaggtgTTGGGTGATTATGGTTATTTCCTTAAAAAATACTcagatccccaatttgatgaaaacaaaTATCCTGTGGTTGAGATGAcccaaaaaaaaattctaaatagtGACATGAAATGGGAATGCGCGAATTCAAAAGTCATCTATTGGTAATACCTCATTTCCGGAATCGTGTCTTTCACAGGAAAAGATCGTAGATTTTGCACGCCTTTATGATGTTAATTACCAGATAGAGGGCACACCTGTATCCCTGCTCTTAGTCCAGcgttactctgacgtccaacgtccgttttgccagacaagctggggccgttgGACGTTAGAgcttgtcccatatcaaaaaATGGATATTTGCCTGTCCAAAATAGATGTGCTGCTGTCGCTTCTGGTGTCGACAAAcagccttggaattatataaattgagtatcaatttgttcatttttcatttatctcttcatttatgtaagttcaTGCACATACCTGCCATCCTTTATTTTCCCATATTTAGACaattttcacagtgacccatagATTCTGGCATTTTAACTTTCATTTTGAAAGATTGTCATGTGTTCACGAGAAAAAAGTAAGGCACAATGGACTATGGGAGACGATGTATTCAAATAACCCTAGGTCAAtacctcgttcatttacgatgcaagtaaTGTAAATCTCTGAGAGCTTCCGATTGTTATCGTGGTTGGCTACTAGATCTTTGATACCGATCTCCTATAAAGAAGGTAAAAAGTCATATTTGGCTTCTAAATGTTTAATACCAATCTCTTATAAAAGAGGTGAAAAAAGCATaaatgtttgcatatttttgtctcCAGGTCGTGAAGTCTTGTAACTTGACGTCCGTTTGATAGCCTTTCTACTTAATTttgttaatatcaaaataaaccaatgaaatttgatttttaaacagCCATCTACAATTAGAGCCAAATAAAACTCGCATCTAAGCAATTGAAAACCATAAGATTTGCATTTATCACAGCTTTCATTAGTTGGACTGTACTTCAGATCTCTGAAAattcaatataattataaataagcAGTCATAGACAATCCAATGTGTAGGCCTAAGTCTGTCAAAGAAGGTTATAAATGATTTGCGACAATGCAAATACTAaactttagtatataaataaatatctttaaccaatgattTCAAAATACCAATATCTATTCAATTCACAAATATGTACTGAATAAGCATCATGTAAAATCATTAGATAAAGAAACATGAAACTTATAgttttaaacaagggaaataacaatGACATAATTATCCAGATATGATCAATCTGAAACTGATTATACTGAGTAAGGGAGACAACTACATCTACATGTATGCAATTGCATATTCAGTCAATGTGCATCACTAtgcattatatataaattatgcaGCGAAGAAAAATGATTTTGTTCAATACTATGAATGTACCTATTATAAGAAATTGATGCAAACAACAGAACTAAAGGTGGAAAGAAGCAAAGATTTAAGGTCCATTCAAGATAATTGTCTTTGTCTAGTGAAAATAAGTTGCATTGCGCATTTCAACTTCCtgtaaaatataaagttattgTTCTTTTAAACCTGGTGGCAGGTAGAAAGGCTGcatttgaaaattaaagtaaaaatgtctgaattgatgggtcactgtgaaaactaactaaatatgagaaaataaagggtggctgtgaggtaggtgaaacttacattaATGAAGAGAtacatgaaaaatgaacaaattgatatcCGATTTAAATAATTCCAAGGCTGTttgtcggcaccagaagcgacgaaatAGTGCATCTATTTTggacgggcaaatatccactttttgatatgggacgagctctgacgtcccacagacccagcttgtctggcaaaacagccgttagacgtcagagtaatctcggactacccTGCTCTATATTGTTTTCAGCACTTTCATAATCGTCATTCTGTAGGGtagtatagaaataattaatgttcCATAAGTACATTATCAGGATTGCTGTATGACTGAGGGAAGGTGGCCatcattttagattttaatttcccaaagattttgtgcagtataaaataaaacgTTTTCGCCAGTTTGCTTGACATATTGCTCGACATGTGTTGGAAATTtctatgcatacatttttgtcataCATGTGGTGATGGATGTCACATGACAGATTGGTCTAAAAACTGAAATCAGTCTGATCAATATTCAATTCAAATGCATGAATTCAGAAAGTACCTTACATAAACTGTAACAAAGATATTCAAATTTCTTTTTGACATTTCTTCAAATCCCTTCTTAgaatgtttttcttcaaaatcggttcatttttttttatgcaatgtcttctaaatatcttatttttattcttgcaaAATTTTTGATGTATGCACAATATTGGTGTATCAGGCACGTGCTTGTTATTCTTATTTGTATTACACTGCTGCTCAAGTAATCTCAattcattgttgttttttttttcattttcagaaacAGAGAGGACAGAGAAAGCTGGCAAAACATCTTAACTTAACAGCTGATGATGGAGAACTTGATATGAGACAAGCTATACATCTTGATTTTTTATATGATAACTTAATGTTTGCTGCAGAAAAAGGATTTCCTTGGAATCATGTGTGTTTGGTTGTAAAATTTGCTGAAAATGTTCTTACTAATTCCTTAGGTACATTTGCATGTTATgtctaatatattttatttttgaaatacaaatctACATTTTTGTATGATAAAGTACCATAATCTCACACATTTTAAACAATAGCTGTCTTAATAGTGAAATTGTAAAATTATGCTATTTAATAAGAAACACTATGTACATTATATTGTCAAAGCAAGTTCGTAATTATTTTTGTTCATGGACATTTTTTTGGTGGAAAATGGTTTAATTATACCGGTAATATAATATCTCATTCCCCACTTCATATTTATCTGACTGAGACATCTCTACTCATGAAAGTAAATTTCCACTGTCTTATAAGTGAGTGACAGTCATATTGTATTATAAACTGAAACTCACCAATTATAATTGAGTTTTATGAATTTTCACTTTATGAAAATTATTCTGAAAAATCTAGCaagttcattttattttcaagtgTTTTACTTTAAATTCACTAATTTCACTCAAAATTATCTTTAAGTCTATTCCGGAAAACAATGTATGAGTTGGTGAAGCAATTTTCTATTATCCCACCacctataattttattttcattattaacaGAATTGTATATATCCTTCTATTAAATACacacagaaaaatataacattttccgCCTAAAATAGCCCTTAGTTTTACAGGCCGAGGGAATATCATTtcattgttttaacattttattttatttgctcaAATAGACTAACATTaaacacatacatgacatatagaAAATGGTAGAAATGTATTTAATGTAAGTCTTGGcgagcaaataaaaataaaaaatttacaagatgaatttaaaaattttaaatcattcattttttaattacAGGAAAAGAATTGGTAGCTGTACTGAAGTATATTCAGTCCGAATCTACAGAGATTGGTTGTGAACTTGGAGAAAGAAATTTTAAAGTGTacatagattttttattttcaactttcCTTCAACACATTAAGTTATTTCAGTTTGTATTTACACGTGAGCGTGAACGAATGTCCCCTAATGTACAGTTAGAAATCATTCCTCCAAAATCATCTGAATCTTTAAAAGAAGCTAAAGAAGTCAAAATTTGGGACTATCAACAAAATTATGAAGGACTTCAAAGAAAGGAAACTGAAAAACAGAATGAACGGTTgcttaaaaaacaatatatagcAGAAACTGCAGATAAACGATTGGAAgaatcaatgaaaaaaattgaaagtaaaaaggaggaaaaatttacaaaagaGGTAAGCAATCCATTTTTAATCATCATCTTTGCATAACATACTGATTTTAGTATATGATTGTCTTATATTTACCTATCTTTATTCAAAATCTTTATTTAGCagttcatacctgccaacttttcaaaatgcccacgGGGGCTTTGCGTACAAGATGACTGCCATAGTcctaaaaaaccttcaagggggccttcaaatacattttaatgttgttttttggcttcttcatacttttataagcctaATGTCTTATAaaagtaattgttttgtttaaaattgtggacaaaattgatctttcaaaatttcaatttgggagcctccatgggggaaatcccccacaaatagtgacagttggcaggtatggcaGTTATAGGATTGTcaagttaaaatcattttatttttatccaaatgaatctgaattattataatttatataatctATTATGTAGATTTACCAATTTCtcacccaacactttcactaaaattaatttggctcgtttaattttcataaaattttgatgaagtatttactttgacccttttgacaaaaatataaaaaattcaaaaaatttgaaccaaccaatttgtcaaaaatattacactggttatatagcaattttgacaaacactgattttgatcattgagaagcttaatattcccttaacaacaaaaagtaattaaaacgttttgctgattttacagagttatctccctgtagtgttaggtaccacattCAACATTAAGGAGGCTTgcaggtacaaaaatttcagcaaaatatcaaacatttgttttttcaatacaaattttatttattacacaattagttattactttatgatatggtacaaaaatcacccaaaaaaatcgattcggtttggtCCCAGATGACTTATAAATTGggtatatcattgaaaaagctccaaattatctccctttgctgcaaaaatgccatattttggcattaaaattgaaatatcttttttaactcatcggtgacctatattttttattattgttttcaaataagctgtacataaactaaataattgtaaatttaagtgatttctgtaatttagttctttttttatttcgatattatctctatttctcctattagttcaacagaaaaaaaggacattaacaaaaatgtatgcttctttcggaggcagattgtgagcttaaatgaacggtgaccccattttttatttcatttttctattaagtatatgataaagttcatttataaaaaaaaaatagcgaaatcctatattagggaaaaaaaattatttatacccACGAGCCcccttaaaatataaattattccaTTATTCTGATAACCTTTTTTTCTTCAGTAAACAGTACATGTACTGATATTTCACTTGAAAGGCAGTCAATGGCAGTGCTAATCTTTCTTCTCTAAaatttttatcagaaaaaaaacagtaaagtGCAGAATTTGCTGCACCTCCATCATGACAGATTTGTTATTGAATATTGTCAAAGAAATTCCTGAAGGTCTGATATCTCATGAGGATTTTGTTATTGAATTTGTGTAACAATTTCTGAAATTTCATTATCTGCTTTCTTATTGTTTACAGTGCATTTTGTACAATTTTTCAGTAATTTCATTTCTTATAATGTACACATCATCATAGCTGTAATATGTAAATTTGGGAATTCCAGTAAAAATTTGTTGACTGAAGAAAAATTTTAGACTTATTATTGGTTGAACTTGCTGTGAATCAATCCTTCAtgattttgtatgaattatttttttaatcgcagccatattctttttatttagttTCTTATGAAATTACAAAGGAGCAACCGTCtaacacataaacatacataTTAAAATCACATATAAAGTTTGTATAACACATCTTTTTGCTCAATGTTTTTGATGATATCTGATTATTACAATTTAATAGTTTTGGTAAATTTTACATTCCTTAGTTACATGCACTTTGTAGCCTGAAGGtg
This sequence is a window from Mytilus edulis chromosome 1, xbMytEdul2.2, whole genome shotgun sequence. Protein-coding genes within it:
- the LOC139511828 gene encoding uncharacterized protein C8orf74 homolog isoform X2, with translation MRQAIHLDFLYDNLMFAAEKGFPWNHVCLVVKFAENVLTNSLGKELVAVLKYIQSESTEIGCELGERNFKVYIDFLFSTFLQHIKLFQFVFTRERERMSPNVQLEIIPPKSSESLKEAKEVKIWDYQQNYEGLQRKETEKQNERLLKKQYIAETADKRLEESMKKIESKKEEKFTKETITDILKEVIGTYTANTLDNMKWNIEDTKEDLEIKLQKTSLPRPQALGAPPRYTLKPKTPGSPPKAAKAMKSASPDRKKSGSGRSRKK
- the LOC139511828 gene encoding uncharacterized protein C8orf74 homolog isoform X1, which translates into the protein MVDKLSTSAVQEIAGLSKQRGQRKLAKHLNLTADDGELDMRQAIHLDFLYDNLMFAAEKGFPWNHVCLVVKFAENVLTNSLGKELVAVLKYIQSESTEIGCELGERNFKVYIDFLFSTFLQHIKLFQFVFTRERERMSPNVQLEIIPPKSSESLKEAKEVKIWDYQQNYEGLQRKETEKQNERLLKKQYIAETADKRLEESMKKIESKKEEKFTKETITDILKEVIGTYTANTLDNMKWNIEDTKEDLEIKLQKTSLPRPQALGAPPRYTLKPKTPGSPPKAAKAMKSASPDRKKSGSGRSRKK